The Horticoccus luteus DNA window GCTGAAATACGGATCGAGCAGCAGGCCGGTTTTGCGGCGGACGAACGGCTCGGCGCCGCGGTGGCGGAGGCGTTCGCACGCGGCGGCGGTGCGGCGATCCTGCCAGACAATGGCGGGCGCGACGGGCCGGCCGGTGCGGCGGTCCCACAAGACGACGGTTTCGCGCTGGTTGGTGAGGCCGAGCGCGGCGAGATCGGCGCCGGTGAGATTGGCTTCGGCGACGGCGGCGAGGGCCGTGCGGCGGGTGGTGGCCCAGAGATCCTCGGGGTCGTGCTCGACCCAGCCGGGTTGCGGAAAATGCTGGGGAAATTCCTGTTGCGCGGTGGCACGAGCCCGGCCGCGATGATCGAAAACGATGGCCCGCGAAGAGGTGGTGCCTTGATCGAGCGCGAGAACGAAACGGCGGGGCATAGGCGGACCATAAGGTGATTGGGCTGGCCGCCAAGTCTGCGGTGGCCGGGGCGGGGCGGGACGCGACGGGGAGCTTGCAACAGGAGGTCGCGTGCTTACGAGTTGGCCGCTTAATGTCTGCCGCACGTCCCGATTTCGATCGTGGCCTTGTCTCCGTGATCGATCACGGGAGGCGGCGGAAGTTGAAATGCGTGGAACCGGAGGGGGCGGGCGGAAGACGCAAGGCAGATTCCGCGTGTCGGGCCCCGGAGAGCGCGGCGATGAGGAGGGGAACTCTTTCATGAAAACTGGAATCGGTCGGTGTTTTCCGCGGATCCGGATGCAACTGGCGGCGGTGGGGCTGGCGCTGGTGGCCGGGTGGTCGGCCGGGTGCGACCGAAGCGCCGAGGGCAAAGGCAAGGCGGACGAGGCGCCGCCGGTGCCGGTGCAAACGGCGGTCGCGGTGCAGCGCGACGTGCCGCGGACGGTCGATTCGATCGGCGCGGTGCAGGCGTTGCGCACGGTGGCGATCAAGTCGCAGGTGGACGGGATCATTGCGCAGATTCATTTCCGCGAAGGCGACGAAGTGAAGGCAGGCGATCTGCTCGTGACGCTCGACCGGCGGCCGTTTGAAAACAGCCTGCGGATCGCGCGCGCCAGTCTCGCGAATGCGCAGGCCGAAGCGGAAAAGGCGACGGCGGACCTTAATCGTTACAAGCGCCTGCAGGAGCAGCAGGCGATTTCGCAGGAGCAGTTTGCCGAGCTGTCGACGAAGGCGGCGACGACCGAAGCGCAGTTGCAAGGCGCGCAGGCGGGGGTGGCCAACGCGGAGCTGCAACTGGGTTACACGGAAATTCGGGCGCCGATCGCCGGGCGCACGGGGCAGTTGATTCTACACGAAGGTGCGCTGGTGAAAGCGAACGATGTGAACCAATCGATCGTGACGGTGAACCAGCTCACGCCGATGGGCGTGGCCTACGCGGTGCCGGAGGATGCGTTGCCCGAAATCCGCGCGGCGCTCGCGCAGCATCGCGTGCATGTGACCGTGGCGGATCGCGCGGAGAGCACGACGCCGATCGAGGGCAAGCTGGAGTTTGTCGACAACGCCGTCGACGCGACGACGGGCACGATCACGTTGAAGGCGACTTTCCCGAACGAGGATCACTCGTTGTGGCCGGGGCAATTCGTGCATGTGACGACGGAGACCGGCGTCGATCGCGGGGCAGTCGTGGTGCCGACCGCGGCGGTGGAAAACGGGCAAAGCGGGTCGCAGGTGTTCGTCGTGGATGCGGCGCACAAGGTGGCTTTGCGCCCGGTGAAAATCGAGCGCACGACCGGGGATTTTGCGCTCGTGACCGGAGTGCAGGCGGGTGAAACGGTGGTGACGGACGGGCAGTTGCGACTCGTGCCGGGAGTGCGCGTCGAGGCGAAGGATCTCAGCGGCCAGGCGCCGGCGGCGGAGGCGGAGGCAGCGCGATGAATCTGCCGGCGTTGTGCATCCGGCGGCCGGTGATGACGTCGCTGCTCACCGCGGCGTTATGCGTGTTTGGCGTGATGGCTTACCGGCTGCTGCCGGTGAGCGATCTGCCCAACGTGGATTTTCCGACGATCGTGGTGTCGGCTTCGCTGCCGGGCGCCACGCCTGAGACGATGGCGTCGGCAGTCGCGACGCCGCTCGAACAGCAGTTTTCGACGATCGCCGGCATCGATTCGATGACGTCCACGAGCTCGCTCGGCTCCACGTCGATCACGTTGCAGTTCACGTTGGAGCGGAGCATCGATGCGGCGGCGCAGGACGTGCAGGCATCGATCGCCGCGGTGCAGCGCCTGCTGCCGCAGGACATGCCGGCGCCGCCTTCCTTCCGGAAGACCAACCCGGCCGATCAACCGGTGCTGTATCTGGCGCTGAGTTCGCCGACGCTGCCGCTTTCGGTGGTGGATGAATACGCGGAAGCGAATCTCGCGCAGCGCATTTCGACGGTGGAGGGCGTGGCGCAAGTGCAGGTGTTCGGTTCGCAGAAATACGCGTTGCGCGTGCAGCTCGATCCGCGCGCGCTCGCGAGCCGCGGCATCACGCTCGATGAAGTGCAGACGGCGCTGGCGGCGCACAACGTGAACCTGCCGACGGGCGTGCTCGACGGCAACCGGCAGGCGATGACGATCATCGCGACCGGGCAGCTCACGAGTGTGGCGGAGTTCAACCAGATCGTCGTCGCGTATCGCAATGGCGCGCCGGTGCGGCTCGGGCAGCTCGCGAAGGTGATCGACAGCGTGCAGGAAAACCGGGTCGCGAGCTGGTATTACGACCAGAACGGCGGCAACCGTGCGGTGGTGCTCTCGATCCAGCGGCAGCCGGGCACGAATACGGTGGAAGTGGTGCAGCGCGTGAAGGCGTTGATCCCGGCGTTCAGCGAACAACTGCCGGCGTCGGTGAAGCTCAACGTGCTCTTCGACCGCTCCACGACGGTGCGCGAGTCGGTGGACGACGTGCAGTTCACGCTGTTGCTTTCGATCGCGCTGGTGGTGCTGGTGATCTTCATTTTTTTGCGCACGCTGACGGCGACCATCATTCCGGGCGTGGCGATTCCGATGGCGCTGCTGGGGACGTTCATCGCGATGTATTTCTTCGGCTACACGCTGGATAATTTGTCGCTGCTCGCGCTCACGCTCTCGGTGGGCTTCGTCGTGGACGACGCGATCGTGATGCTGGAAAACATCGTGCGTTACATCGAGCAGGGCATGTCGGTGCGCGAGGCGGCGTTCAAAGGCGCCGGCGAAATTGGGTTCACGATTTTGTCGATGACGCTCTCGCTCGTGGCGGTGTTCATCCCGGTGCTCTTCATGGGCGGCATCCTCGGGCGGTTGCTGCATGAATTCGCGGTGACGATCACGGCATCGATTTTGGTGTCGGGCGTGGTGTCGCTGACGCTGACGCCGATGTTGTGCAGCCGTTTTTTGAAACCGCACCGGGGGCATGACGCGACGAGGCATGGGAAACTCTACCAACTGAGCGAACGCGGCTTCGAGGCGATGGTGGCGTTCTACGAGCGCACGCTGGGGCACGCGATGAAGCACCGGTTGCTCACCGTCTGCGTCGCGTTGGCGATGGTCGTGCTCACGGTCGTCGTCGCCCGGCAACTGCCGACGGGGTTCATCCCGACCGACGACACGGGCCAGATTTTCGCGTTCACCGAGGCGGCGCAGGATGTGTCGTTCGCGGAGATGACGGCGCATCAAGAGGCGGCGGCGGCGGTGGTGGCGAAAAATCCCAACGTCGAAGCGTTCATGTCGGCGATCGGCGCGAGCAAATCGTCATCGACGGGCAACCAAGGGCGGATGTTTATGCGCCTCAAACCGCGCAATGAACGCCCGCCGGCGGCGGAGATCGTGCAGGATCTCCGGCACGAGTTGTCCGCGATCCCCGGCCTGAAGGCGTATCCGCAATTGCTGCCGCCGATCCGCATCGGCGGTTCGCTGACGAAGGCGTTGTATCAATTCACGTTGTTCGGCAGCGATCTGAAGGAGCTCTACGCCGCGGCGCAAAAGATGGAGGTGAAAATGCGCGGGATCGCCGGGTTGCAGGATGTGAACTCCGACTTGCAGATCTCAAATCCACAGTTGCGCGTGAACATCAAGCGCGACCGGGCGGCGGCGCTCGGCATCACGCCGCAGCAGATCGAGGATGCGCTCTACAGCGCGTTTGGCTCGCGCCAGGTTTCCACGATCTACACGCCGACGAACCAGTATTACGTCATCATGGAGATGGCGCCGGATTTCCAGAAAACCCCGGAAGCGCTGGCGCAACTCTATCTCCGCAGCCGTGGCGGGAAAACGGTGCCGCTCGACACCGTGGCGTCGCTCGATCGCTCGGTCGGCCCGTTGACCGTTAATCATCTGGGGCAGGTGCCGGCGGTGACGATTTCGTTCAACTTGCGACCTGGCGTATCGCTTGGCGAGGCGTCCAGCGCCATCACGGAGCTCGCGCGCAAGGAATTGCCGGCGACGATCAGCTATGGGTTTCAGGGCTCGGCCCAGGCGTTCGCGTCGTCGATGCGCGGGCTCGGCTTGCTACTCCTCATGGCGGTGCTCGTGATCTACATCGTGCTTGGGATTTTGTATGAGGAT harbors:
- a CDS encoding efflux RND transporter periplasmic adaptor subunit — translated: MKTGIGRCFPRIRMQLAAVGLALVAGWSAGCDRSAEGKGKADEAPPVPVQTAVAVQRDVPRTVDSIGAVQALRTVAIKSQVDGIIAQIHFREGDEVKAGDLLVTLDRRPFENSLRIARASLANAQAEAEKATADLNRYKRLQEQQAISQEQFAELSTKAATTEAQLQGAQAGVANAELQLGYTEIRAPIAGRTGQLILHEGALVKANDVNQSIVTVNQLTPMGVAYAVPEDALPEIRAALAQHRVHVTVADRAESTTPIEGKLEFVDNAVDATTGTITLKATFPNEDHSLWPGQFVHVTTETGVDRGAVVVPTAAVENGQSGSQVFVVDAAHKVALRPVKIERTTGDFALVTGVQAGETVVTDGQLRLVPGVRVEAKDLSGQAPAAEAEAAR
- a CDS encoding efflux RND transporter permease subunit; this encodes MNLPALCIRRPVMTSLLTAALCVFGVMAYRLLPVSDLPNVDFPTIVVSASLPGATPETMASAVATPLEQQFSTIAGIDSMTSTSSLGSTSITLQFTLERSIDAAAQDVQASIAAVQRLLPQDMPAPPSFRKTNPADQPVLYLALSSPTLPLSVVDEYAEANLAQRISTVEGVAQVQVFGSQKYALRVQLDPRALASRGITLDEVQTALAAHNVNLPTGVLDGNRQAMTIIATGQLTSVAEFNQIVVAYRNGAPVRLGQLAKVIDSVQENRVASWYYDQNGGNRAVVLSIQRQPGTNTVEVVQRVKALIPAFSEQLPASVKLNVLFDRSTTVRESVDDVQFTLLLSIALVVLVIFIFLRTLTATIIPGVAIPMALLGTFIAMYFFGYTLDNLSLLALTLSVGFVVDDAIVMLENIVRYIEQGMSVREAAFKGAGEIGFTILSMTLSLVAVFIPVLFMGGILGRLLHEFAVTITASILVSGVVSLTLTPMLCSRFLKPHRGHDATRHGKLYQLSERGFEAMVAFYERTLGHAMKHRLLTVCVALAMVVLTVVVARQLPTGFIPTDDTGQIFAFTEAAQDVSFAEMTAHQEAAAAVVAKNPNVEAFMSAIGASKSSSTGNQGRMFMRLKPRNERPPAAEIVQDLRHELSAIPGLKAYPQLLPPIRIGGSLTKALYQFTLFGSDLKELYAAAQKMEVKMRGIAGLQDVNSDLQISNPQLRVNIKRDRAAALGITPQQIEDALYSAFGSRQVSTIYTPTNQYYVIMEMAPDFQKTPEALAQLYLRSRGGKTVPLDTVASLDRSVGPLTVNHLGQVPAVTISFNLRPGVSLGEASSAITELARKELPATISYGFQGSAQAFASSMRGLGLLLLMAVLVIYIVLGILYEDFIHPLTILSGLPAASFGALATLWLFHQELNVMGYVGIILLVGIVKKNAIMMIDFALATRAQGEMSAEVAIKRACVVRFRPIMMTTFAALAGAIPIALGLGAGAESRRPLGLAVVGGLIVSQMLTLYITPVIYVYMDKFTARLRRRPTLPHLMEPIEAGAK